One Cuculus canorus isolate bCucCan1 chromosome 2, bCucCan1.pri, whole genome shotgun sequence genomic region harbors:
- the MCMDC2 gene encoding minichromosome maintenance domain-containing protein 2: MHRGIQKMREIALVYLDRSGGLQKFVHDCKKYNDSKQSYAVYRFIISINPSDITELDATLGNYILHKPIQAAEIFQSVCFIAIKTLSLIEQLQTEAQISVLLKPTHLPPLPSYVLSLSAFPFNYTSQRFYMSEGIAIAMGTVTKYTQGARFLCTEETCPFSEGFNYIRVHLPGATESATVRNDFVCSLCSSPLQEDMKFRVLGDKQIVEMIDAKVLHALKGYSNDKSHFRIQTFTVFLRDELANKMNIGNHYQIIGIPACVQNGLQATLCIEANSVQLCNPDGPPFVGYNFKYLLSLTSSSCWRFTAVLANIFASEIVPPGTYTTLKLAILLSLVQTCDKENADYLDLLIVTSDTLVIDRLLNYSICLLPRGIRHPPSSEIFPSVSKDKHRTGSASIQACSAVLAKGGVCYIGDLSSYKKDKLELLQSVLESRTTTVFIPGKKYGEEADQQVTIPIQTNFWSFADVDSSSKKHMQKENFLIGQMDLGLIPPNLLDVFGLLIYNEFPSCQLSSPLVHHILKKAITPESTLYKVSQQFRTQDYEEFILFAKNLHVELSSEAENLIQGYYIASRRVRRDSIHGSTLSASALKILISLSKAHTKLSLRKKVLEEDALIAILLLEASLTLKHGKSALCVAPNPVFPFDLVDDNSLQQRDIYLMQCHHQLLKFIGAYGPGIHINEE, from the exons ATGCATCGTGGAATACAGAAGATGAGGGAAATTGCTCTTGTTTACCTGGACAGAAGTGGTGGCCTTCAGAAATTTGTGCACGATTGCAAAAAATATAACG ACTCAAAACAAAGTTATGCTGTTTATCGTTTCATTATTTCAATAAATCCTTCTGATATTACTGAATTAGATGCAACTCTTGGAAACTACATTCTTCATAAACCCATACAAGCTGCAGAGATTTTTCAGTCA GTATGTTTCATAGCTATTAAAACATTATCGTTAATTGAACAGTTGCAGACAGAGGCCCAG ATTAGCGTTCTGCTGAAACCAACACATTTGCCACCTTTACCAAGTTATGTTCTCAGCCTTTCTGCATTTCCCTTTAATTACACATCTCAAAGATTTTACATGTCTGAAGGAATAGCGATTGCAATGGGAACAGTAACAAAATACACACAAGGAGCAAGATTTCTTTGTACTGAGGAAACCTGTCCCTTTTCTGaag gGTTTAACTACATAAGAGTGCATCTGCCTGGAGCTACCGAATCTGCCACAGTGAGGAATGATTTTGTATGTAGTTTGTGCTCTTCACCACTGCAGGAAGACATGAAATTTAGAGTACTTGGTG ataaaCAAATAGTTGAAATGATTGATGCAAAAGTTCTTCATGCTTTGAAAGGATATTCCAATGATAAATCCCATTTTAGGATTCAGACGTTTACAGTTTTCCTGAGAG ATGAACTGGCCAATAAAATGAATATAGGAAACCACTACCAGATTATAGGAATTCCAGCCTGTGTGCAGAATGGCTTACAAGCTACACTATGTATAGAAGCCAATAGTGTACAGCTCTGTAACCCAGATG GTCCTCCTTTTGTTGGTTACAATTTTAAGTATCTGCTATCACTGACTTCAAGTTCATGCTGGAGGTTTACTGCTGTCCTTGCCAATATCTTTGCTTCCGAAATTGTCCCACCAGGCACTTACACCACTCTTAAGCTCGCAATATTGCTGAGTCTAGTACAGACATgtgacaaagaaaatgcagattatCTGGATCTGTTGATTGTGACAAGCGACACGCTAGTAATTGATAG GCTTCTGAACTACAGCATTTGCCTTCTGCCTCGTGGCATACGACACCCACCTTCTAGtgaaatttttccttctgtgtccAAAGATAAACACAGAACTGGAAGTGCTAGTATCCAGgcttgcagtgctgtgctggcGAAGGGTGGTGTCTGTTACATAGGAGACTTATCTTCATATAAAAAGGATAAACTCGAACTTCTGCAGTCTG TTCTAGAGAGCAGAACAACAACAGTATTTATTCCTGGGAAGAAGTATGGAGAAGAGGCTGACCAACAAGTTACTATTCCAATTCAGACCAATTTTTGGTCTTTTGCAGACGTGGATTCTTCCTCTAAGAAACACATGCAAAAGGAGAACTTTTTAATTGGACAGATG GACCTGGGTTTGATTCCACCTAACCTTCTAGATGTTTTTGGGCTTTTGATATACAATGAGTTTCCTTCGTGCCAGCTATCTTCTCCTCTCGTTCATCATATCTTGAAAAAAGCCATTACTCCTGAATCCACGCTGTACAAAGTCTCACAGCAGTTCAGAACGCAGGATTATGAGGAG tttattttgtttgctaaGAATCTTCACGTTGAGCTGagttcagaagcagaaaacctCATTCAGGGTTACTATATTGCAAGTCGCAGAGTGAGAAGAGATTCTATTCATGGATCAACACTATCAGCATCTGCGCTAAAAATTCT GATTTCACTGTCTAAGGCTCATACTAAACTAAGTTTAAGAAAGAAAGTGCTTGAGGAAGATGCATTGATTGCCATCTTGTTACTTGAAGCATCTCTTACCTTAAAACACG GCAAGTCTGCACTATGTGTAGCACCAAATCCTGTATTTCCATTTGACCTCGTCGATGATAACTCCCTGCAACAGAGAGACATTTACTTAATGCAGTGTCATCACCAACTACTGAAGTTTATTGGTGCATATGGCCCAGGAATTCACATTAACGAAGAGTGA
- the SGK3 gene encoding serine/threonine-protein kinase Sgk3 isoform X2, whose protein sequence is MDNPKHQSDPSEDEDERSSRKLNSTSQNINLGPSGNPHAKPTDFDFLKVIGKGSFGKVLLAKRKLDGKYYAVKVLQKKIVLNRKEQKHIMAERNVLLKNVKHPFLVGLHYSFQTTEKLYFVLDFVNGGELFFHLQRERSFPEHRARFYAAEIASALGYLHSINIVYRDLKPENILLDSLGHIVLTDFGLCKEGIASSDTTATFCGTPEYLAPEVIKKQPYDNTVDWWCLGAVLYEMLYGLPPFYCRDVAEMYENILHKPLVLRPGISLTAWSILEELLEKDRQSRLGAREDFLEIQKHPFFESLSWTDLLQKKIPPPFNPNVVGPDDIGNFDAVFTEEMVPYSVCVSSDYNIVNASVLEADDAFVGFSYAPPSDDMFS, encoded by the exons ATGGATAACCCAAAACACCAGTCGGATCCAtctgaagatgaagatgaaagGAGCAGTCGGAAG TTAAATTCTACCTCACAGAATATCAACCTGGGACCATCTGGAAATCCTCA CGCTAAACCAACAGACTTTGATTTCCTGAAAGTTATTGGGAAAGGCAGCTTTGGCAAG GTTCTTCTTGCAAAACGAAAACTGGATGGGAAATACTATGCTGTCaaagtgctgcagaaaaaaattgttcttaatAGGAAAGAG CAAAAACATATTATGGCTGAACGTAATGTGCTcttgaaaaatgtgaaacatcCATTTTTGGTTGGATTACATTACTCAttccaaacaacagaaaagctttattttgtcCTGGATTTTGTTAATGGAGGAGAG CTGTTCTTTCACTTACAAAGAGAACGTTCGTTTCCTGAGCACAGAGCCAGATTTTATGCTGCTGAAATAGCCAGTGCACTGGGCTACTTACACTCCATAAATATAGTGTACAG ggATTTAAAGCCAGAGAACATTCTCCTAGATTCACTA GGTCACATTGTGTTGACAGACTTTGGACTTTGTAAAGAAGGGATTGCAAGTTCTGATACCACTGCAACTTTCTGTGGGACACCAGAA tatctcGCACCAGAAGTCATTAAAAAGCAGCCCTATGACAACACAGTAGACTGGTGGTGCCTTGGTGCAGTTCTTTATGAAATGCTTTATGGGCTG cctCCTTTTTACTGCCGTGATGTTGCTGAGATGTATGAGAACATTCTTCATAAACCCCTAGTTTTGCGCCCAGGAATCAGTCTCACAGCCTGGTCTATTCTGGAAGAACTTTTGGAGAAAGATCGGCAAAGCAGACTTGGAGCAAGGGAAGATTTT CTTGAAATTCAGAAACACCCGTTCTTTGAATCTCTCAGCTGGACTGATCTTCTTCAGAAGAAGATTCCGCCACCATTTAATCCTAATGTG gttggaccagatgataTTGGGAATTTTGATGCAGTGTTTACAGAAGAAATGGTCCCATACTCAGTTTGTGTTTCTTCCGATTACAACATTGTTAATGCCAGTGTCCTAGAGGCGGATGATGCATTTGTTGGATTTTCTTATGCACCACCTTCTGACGATATGTTTTCCTAG
- the SGK3 gene encoding serine/threonine-protein kinase Sgk3 isoform X1, producing MDLKESCPSVSIPSSDEHREKKKRFTVYKVLVSVGRSEWFVLRRYAEFDKLYNTLKKQFPTMNLKIPAKRIFGDNFDPDFIKQRRAGLNEFIQNLVRQPELCNHPDVRAFLQMDNPKHQSDPSEDEDERSSRKLNSTSQNINLGPSGNPHAKPTDFDFLKVIGKGSFGKVLLAKRKLDGKYYAVKVLQKKIVLNRKEQKHIMAERNVLLKNVKHPFLVGLHYSFQTTEKLYFVLDFVNGGELFFHLQRERSFPEHRARFYAAEIASALGYLHSINIVYRDLKPENILLDSLGHIVLTDFGLCKEGIASSDTTATFCGTPEYLAPEVIKKQPYDNTVDWWCLGAVLYEMLYGLPPFYCRDVAEMYENILHKPLVLRPGISLTAWSILEELLEKDRQSRLGAREDFLEIQKHPFFESLSWTDLLQKKIPPPFNPNVVGPDDIGNFDAVFTEEMVPYSVCVSSDYNIVNASVLEADDAFVGFSYAPPSDDMFS from the exons GTTTACAAGGTCTTGGTCTCAGTTGGCAGAAGTGAATGGTTTGTCCTCAGACGGTATGCAGAGTTTGATAAACTCTACAATACG CTAAAGAAGCAATTTCCCACCATGAACCTGAAGATTCCAGCTAAAAGAATATTTGGAGATAATTTTGATCCCG atttCATTAAACAGAGAAGGGCAGGACTGAATGAATTCATTCAAAATTTAGTTAGACAGCCAGAGCTATGCAACCA CCCAGATGTCAGAGCATTTCTTCAGATGGATAACCCAAAACACCAGTCGGATCCAtctgaagatgaagatgaaagGAGCAGTCGGAAG TTAAATTCTACCTCACAGAATATCAACCTGGGACCATCTGGAAATCCTCA CGCTAAACCAACAGACTTTGATTTCCTGAAAGTTATTGGGAAAGGCAGCTTTGGCAAG GTTCTTCTTGCAAAACGAAAACTGGATGGGAAATACTATGCTGTCaaagtgctgcagaaaaaaattgttcttaatAGGAAAGAG CAAAAACATATTATGGCTGAACGTAATGTGCTcttgaaaaatgtgaaacatcCATTTTTGGTTGGATTACATTACTCAttccaaacaacagaaaagctttattttgtcCTGGATTTTGTTAATGGAGGAGAG CTGTTCTTTCACTTACAAAGAGAACGTTCGTTTCCTGAGCACAGAGCCAGATTTTATGCTGCTGAAATAGCCAGTGCACTGGGCTACTTACACTCCATAAATATAGTGTACAG ggATTTAAAGCCAGAGAACATTCTCCTAGATTCACTA GGTCACATTGTGTTGACAGACTTTGGACTTTGTAAAGAAGGGATTGCAAGTTCTGATACCACTGCAACTTTCTGTGGGACACCAGAA tatctcGCACCAGAAGTCATTAAAAAGCAGCCCTATGACAACACAGTAGACTGGTGGTGCCTTGGTGCAGTTCTTTATGAAATGCTTTATGGGCTG cctCCTTTTTACTGCCGTGATGTTGCTGAGATGTATGAGAACATTCTTCATAAACCCCTAGTTTTGCGCCCAGGAATCAGTCTCACAGCCTGGTCTATTCTGGAAGAACTTTTGGAGAAAGATCGGCAAAGCAGACTTGGAGCAAGGGAAGATTTT CTTGAAATTCAGAAACACCCGTTCTTTGAATCTCTCAGCTGGACTGATCTTCTTCAGAAGAAGATTCCGCCACCATTTAATCCTAATGTG gttggaccagatgataTTGGGAATTTTGATGCAGTGTTTACAGAAGAAATGGTCCCATACTCAGTTTGTGTTTCTTCCGATTACAACATTGTTAATGCCAGTGTCCTAGAGGCGGATGATGCATTTGTTGGATTTTCTTATGCACCACCTTCTGACGATATGTTTTCCTAG